The Carassius auratus strain Wakin chromosome 27, ASM336829v1, whole genome shotgun sequence genome includes a region encoding these proteins:
- the LOC113045199 gene encoding GTPase IMAP family member 4-like isoform X2 yields MINQGAGHRRQRSNRSSNGGNRDTQNVCSPSQTQIPPNTMIRGSPGSDPLTVNPALNELRLVLLGKTGAGKSATGNSILGNRCFNDELSMGSVTKECKRACGTVEGRNLILVDTPGFFDTDLTEEQLKQEAIHCLAMSSPGPHAFLLIIPIERYTEEQQRTVDMILEMFREDISNHSILIFSHADRLRGEPIESFVSKQNRKVQDLVKRFGRRFVAFDNTNLTNPKQVSRLLQKVDELLVMNQNRHFTNEVTEVMQNAQKIIKDRIQAEMAKRMGKVKQEVRKMADARWHDFLAYINEERQETEQGKKRIQRRIDQIETDIKKEQQNVQPIPERLRRFIESLQTEMENMGRLEERWMEEERERKEREEREHNDLEIWIQEEEQRRMSEGGQNNLPTPDYNKMLFMLTMFMLGIGASFAPALLLFLFPAAPVVETGFAAGLLTKLLAAEGWSFVWVVTGVAKAVVLTRCSIQ; encoded by the coding sequence GAGCAGGTCACCGCAGGCAGCGGTCCAACAGAAGCTCAAACGGGGGAAACAGAGACACCCAAAATGTTTGTTCTCCCTCTCAAACTCAGATTCCTCCAAACACGATGATACGAGGTTCACCTGGCAGCGATCCGCTCACAGTAAATCCAGCTCTGAATGAACTGAGACTGGTTCTGCTGGGAAAAACCGGTGCAGGGAAAAGTGCAACGGGAAACAGCATCCTGGGAAACAGATGCTTTAATGATGAACTGAGCATGGGTTCAGTCACGAAAGAGTGCAAGAGAGCGTGTGGAACGGTGGAAGGACGAAATCTCATTCTTGTGGACACACCTGGGTTTTTTGACACGGACTTAACAGAAGAACAATTAAAACAAGAAGCAATTCATTGCCTGGCCATGAGTTCTCCTGGTCCTCATGCATTTCTGCTCATTATTCCAATAGAGCGATATACAGAGGAGCAGCAGCGCACCGTAGACATGATTCTGGAGATGTTTCGTGAGGACATCAGCAATCACAGCATCCTGATATTCTCACACGCCGACAGACTCAGAGGAGAACCCATCGAAAGCTTCGTTTCAAAACAAAATCGAAAAGTTCAAGACCTCGTGAAGAGATTTGGGAGGCGTTTCGTGGCCTTTGACAACACAAACCTTACAAACCCAAAACAAGTGAGTCGACTCCTGCAGAAAGTAGATGAGCTGTTGGTCATGAATCAGAATCGTCACTTCACTAATGAAGTTACAGAAGTAATGCAAAATGCCCAGAAGATAATAAAAGATAGAATACAAGCAGAAATGGCTAAAAGAATGGGGAAAGTAAAGCAGGAAGTCAGAAAAATGGCTGATGCTCGTTGGCATGACTTTTTAGCTTACATTAATGAAGAGAGGCAAGAAACGGAACAAGGAAAGAAACGCATTCAACGCAGGATTGATCAGATTGAGACAGATATAAAGAAGGAACAACAGAATGTGCAACCGATTCCAGAAAGACTGAGACGGTTCATAgagtctctgcagacggagatggaGAACATGGGACGACTGGAGGAAAGATggatggaggaggagagagagagaaaggaaagagaAGAGCGGGAACATAATGACCTGGAGATCTGGATCCAAGAAGAGGAGCAGAGGAGAATGAGCGAAGGAGGACAGAATAATCTTCCTACTCCAGAttataataaaatgctatttatgcTGACCATGTTTATGTTGGGGATTGGGGCTTCATTTGCACCCGCTCTCTTACTGTTCCTGTTCCCTGCAGCTCCAGTGGTGGAAACTGGATTTGCAGCAGGGTTATTAACCAAATTGTTGGCTGCAGAAGGATGGAGTTTCGTTTGGGTGGTTACTGGAGTCGCCAAAGCTGTGGTTCTGACCCGCTGCTCCATCCAGTGA